The proteins below are encoded in one region of Puntigrus tetrazona isolate hp1 chromosome 5, ASM1883169v1, whole genome shotgun sequence:
- the grsf1 gene encoding LOW QUALITY PROTEIN: G-rich sequence factor 1 (The sequence of the model RefSeq protein was modified relative to this genomic sequence to represent the inferred CDS: substituted 1 base at 1 genomic stop codon) gives MSVLSRSALLLSFVRCIRRKQRLPCVDTLNYIKTAQFALARGRDVHSSPARYFADHEVKHPWTLYHRRLYSEAPPDNDEYPPLPEYIVYEEPKAKEVFIIQAKGFPWSCTADDLMNFFSDCRIRGGVEGIHIIHNKNGKSTAQAFIELEHEEDICKALNLHKHYLGQRFVEVYEVTNKDAEAILKASVQFTESDGVVRLRGLPFSCSEKDIIRFFSGLEIVEDGVTIVLDRKGRNSGDAFVQFSTKEMAEEALKKDREVMGNRYIEIFPSKKSEIHVQYRRRXDEIPASRTESTSHTMKAANSSFISTTQNFIHMRGLPYDATGEDIVKFFAPIRLVKIVVEYDPDGRPTGEAEAYFRTHQDAVLAMSKDREYISKRYIELFLNSSASREKQ, from the exons ATGTCTGTATTGAGTAGGAGCGCgcttttgttgtcttttgttcGCTGTATCAGGAGAAAGCAGCGGCTACCGTGCGTGGATActctaaattatattaaaactgcGCAGTTTGCACTAGCACGAGGTCGAGATGTTCATTCGTCGCCAGCGAGATATTTTGCAGATCATGAAGTCAAGCATCCGTGGACATTATATCACCGAAGACTATATTCTGAG gCACCACCTGATAACGACGAGTACCCACCATTACCAGAATACATCGTGTATGAGGAGCCCAAAGCAAAGGAAGTGTTCATCATCCAGGCCAAGGGATTTCCTTGGTCATGTACCGCAGACGACTTGATGAACTTCTTTTCTG ATTGTAGGATCCGAGGTGGAGTTGAGGGAATCCATATAATTCACAACAAAAATGGCAAATCGACCGCACAGGCGTTTATTGAGCTGGAGCACGAGGAGGACATTTGCAAAGCATTGAATCTGCACAAACACTACCTGGGACAACGCTTTGTTGAAG TGTATGAGGTAACAAACAAAGACGCTGAAGCCATATTAAAAGCGTCCGTGCAGTTTACAGAGTCCGATGGAGTGGTGCGACTCAGAGGGCTTCCCTTCAGCTGCTCAGAAAAAGACATCATTCGCTTTTTCTCTG GGTTAGAGATTGTGGAAGATGGAGTTACAATAGTCCTGGACAGGAAAGGGAGAAACTCAGGTGATGCCTTTGTGCAGTTTTCCACGAAGGAAATGGCTGAAGAGGCcttaaagaaagacagagaagtCATGGGAAACAG GTATATTGAGATTTTCCCTAGCAAGAAAAGCGAGATTCATGTCCAGTATAGGCGGCGGTGAGATGAAATACCAGCATCACGCACTGAGAgcacatcacacacaatgaaagCAG CAAACAGTAGCTTTATATCAACAACACAAAACTTCATTCATATGAGAGGTCTGCCATATGATGCCACAGGAGAAGACATTGTAAAG TTTTTTGCTCCTATCAGACTGGTGAAGATTGTTGTAGAGTACGACCCTGACGGACGACCCACCGGTGAGGCAGAGGCCTACTTCAGAACACATCAAGATGCCGTTTTAGCCATGTCCAAAGACAGAGAGTATATAA GTAAGCGATATATTGAGCTGTTTTTGAATTCATCAGCATCGAGGGAGAAACAATAA
- the mob1ba gene encoding MOB kinase activator 1Ba isoform X1 — MSFLFGSRSSKTFKPKKNIPEGSHQYELLKHAEATLGSGNLRMAVMLPDGEDLNEWVAVNTVDFFNQINMLYGTITDFCTEESCPLMSAGPKYEYHWADGTNIKKPIKCSAPKYIDYLMTWVQDQLDDETLFPSKIGVPFPKNFMSVAKTILKRLFRVYAHIYHQHFDSVIQLQEEAHLNTSFKHFIFFVQEFNLIDRKELAPLQELIEKLTSKDR, encoded by the exons ATGAGCTTTTTATT TGGAAGCCGCTCGTCTAAGACGTTCAAGCCGAAGAAGAACATTCCCGAGGGCTCACACCAGTATGAGTTACTGAAGCATGCCGAGGCCACGCTGGGCAGCGGGAACCTGCGCATGGCGGTCATGCTGCCCGATGGAGAGGACCTCAATGAATGGGTGGCAGTCAACA CTGTGGACTTCTTTAACCAGATCAACATGCTGTATGGGACCATCACAGACTTCTGCACTGAAGAAAGCTGCCCGCTAATGTCTGCTGGACCCAA gtatGAATATCACTGGGCCGATGGAACCAACATAAAAAAGCCAATTAAATGTTCAGCTCCAAAGTACATTGATTACCTGATGACTTGGGTCCAAGATCAGCTCGACGATGAGACACTTTTCCCTTCCAAAATAG GGGTCCCTTTCCCAAAGAACTTTATGTCGGTGGCCAAGACCATTTTGAAGAGACTCTTCCGTGTTTACGCTCACATCTACCATCAGCACTTTGACTCTGTTATCCAGCTGCAGGAGGAGGCGCACCTCAACACCTCTTTCAAGCACTTTATCTTCTTTGTTCAG gagtTCAATTTGATCGATCGGAAGGAACTCGCACCCCTTCAGGAGCTGATCGAGAAGCTCACATCCAAGGACAGATAA
- the mob1ba gene encoding MOB kinase activator 1Ba isoform X2: protein MSFLFGSRSSKTFKPKKNIPEGSHQYELLKHAEATLGSGNLRMAVMLPDGEDLNEWVAVNTVDFFNQINMLYGTITDFCTEESCPLMSAGPKYEYHWADGTNIKKPIKCSAPKYIDYLMTWVQDQLDDETLFPSKIGVPFPKNFMSVAKTILKRLFRVYAHIYHQHFDSVIQLQEEAHLNTSFKHFIFFVQVCTCGLEMCKLADKSSI from the exons ATGAGCTTTTTATT TGGAAGCCGCTCGTCTAAGACGTTCAAGCCGAAGAAGAACATTCCCGAGGGCTCACACCAGTATGAGTTACTGAAGCATGCCGAGGCCACGCTGGGCAGCGGGAACCTGCGCATGGCGGTCATGCTGCCCGATGGAGAGGACCTCAATGAATGGGTGGCAGTCAACA CTGTGGACTTCTTTAACCAGATCAACATGCTGTATGGGACCATCACAGACTTCTGCACTGAAGAAAGCTGCCCGCTAATGTCTGCTGGACCCAA gtatGAATATCACTGGGCCGATGGAACCAACATAAAAAAGCCAATTAAATGTTCAGCTCCAAAGTACATTGATTACCTGATGACTTGGGTCCAAGATCAGCTCGACGATGAGACACTTTTCCCTTCCAAAATAG GGGTCCCTTTCCCAAAGAACTTTATGTCGGTGGCCAAGACCATTTTGAAGAGACTCTTCCGTGTTTACGCTCACATCTACCATCAGCACTTTGACTCTGTTATCCAGCTGCAGGAGGAGGCGCACCTCAACACCTCTTTCAAGCACTTTATCTTCTTTGTTCAGGTGTGTACTTGTGGCCTTGAGATGTGCAAGTTGGCTGACAA gagtTCAATTTGA
- the mob1ba gene encoding MOB kinase activator 1Ba isoform X3: MAVMLPDGEDLNEWVAVNTVDFFNQINMLYGTITDFCTEESCPLMSAGPKYEYHWADGTNIKKPIKCSAPKYIDYLMTWVQDQLDDETLFPSKIGVPFPKNFMSVAKTILKRLFRVYAHIYHQHFDSVIQLQEEAHLNTSFKHFIFFVQEFNLIDRKELAPLQELIEKLTSKDR, translated from the exons ATGGCGGTCATGCTGCCCGATGGAGAGGACCTCAATGAATGGGTGGCAGTCAACA CTGTGGACTTCTTTAACCAGATCAACATGCTGTATGGGACCATCACAGACTTCTGCACTGAAGAAAGCTGCCCGCTAATGTCTGCTGGACCCAA gtatGAATATCACTGGGCCGATGGAACCAACATAAAAAAGCCAATTAAATGTTCAGCTCCAAAGTACATTGATTACCTGATGACTTGGGTCCAAGATCAGCTCGACGATGAGACACTTTTCCCTTCCAAAATAG GGGTCCCTTTCCCAAAGAACTTTATGTCGGTGGCCAAGACCATTTTGAAGAGACTCTTCCGTGTTTACGCTCACATCTACCATCAGCACTTTGACTCTGTTATCCAGCTGCAGGAGGAGGCGCACCTCAACACCTCTTTCAAGCACTTTATCTTCTTTGTTCAG gagtTCAATTTGATCGATCGGAAGGAACTCGCACCCCTTCAGGAGCTGATCGAGAAGCTCACATCCAAGGACAGATAA